In Formosa haliotis, the sequence GACCGTGTGTTGTTGCCCAATTAATTCCATTAAAATATATAATAATTAGTAGTTGGTTAGTAGTGTTTCCGGCAATCGATTAATACAGATTGCCGGTTTCTAAAAACAGTTTCAGTTTTAAAATATGATAAAAAAGAAGATTGTAATAATAGGTTCGGGATTTTCATCTTTAGCAGCGAGTTGTTATCTGGCTAAGGCAGGCTTCGATGTGACTGTTCTAGAAAAGAATGCTACTATTGGCGGACGAGCAAGACAGCTAAAAAAAGAAGGGTTTGTGTTCGATATTGGTCCGACGTTTTATTGGATGCCAGATGTTTTTGAGTCCTTCTTTAATGATTTCAATACCAAACCTTCAGATTTTTACAGATTAGAAAAATTAAATCCTGCCTACAAAATTTATTTCGATACCCATGATGCTATTAGTATTGAAAATGAATTTGATAAGATAAAAGCCACTTTCGAGAGTATAGAGCCGGGAAGTAGTAAAGCTTTACAAGGGTTTATAGACAATGCAGAATCGCATTATAATATTGCCATAAAAGATTTGGTGTATAACCCAGGAGAAAACCTAATGGAAATTGTGAACTTAAAAACCATAACCAAAATTAATGGATTTTTAACCACGATAAAAAAGCAAGTTTCCCGTTATGTTACGCATAAAAATCTTCAAAAAGTATTAGAATTTCCCGTTCTGTTTTTAGGAGCTAAACCTAGCAATACTCCCTCGTTTTATAATTTCATGAATTATGCCGATTTTAAACTAGGCACTTGGCATCCGTTAGGTGGTATGTATCAGGTGGTAAAAGCCATCGAAGATTTAGCACTTAGCTTGGGCGTAAAGATTGAAACCAATAGGGCAGTTACTAAGATTAATCTAGACGGAAAAAGAGTTAAATCTATTTCTACTGAAAACCAAGAGTATAGTTGCGATATCCTATTAAGCGGTGCCGATTATCACCATACAGAAACTTTATTACCAGAGAAATTTAGACAATATTCTGAAGCGTATTGGAATAAAAAAACATTCGCACCTTCGGCTTTATTATTCTTTGTAGGGTTCGATAAAAAAATAGAGAAGGTTTCGCATCATACCTTGTTTTTCGATACCGATTTTGAGACACATGCAGAAACCATTTACGACACCAAAACATGGCCAGATAAACCTTTGTTTTATGCCAGTTTTCCTAGTAAAACAGATGCAGTTGCGGCTCCCGAAGGTAAAGAGGCAGGCATTTTTTTAGTGCCTATAGCACCCGATTTAGAAGATACTCCACAAGTACGCGAACACTATTTTAAAACCTTAATAGATCGTTTAGAGAACATCGTTGGTGTAGAAGTTAAATCGCATATCCTGTTTAAAGAATCGTATTGTGTAAATGATTTCAAAGAAGACTATAGCTCCTATAAAGGGAATGCCTATGGTTTGGCAAATACCTTAACACAAACCCATGTGTTACGACCAAAATTAAAAAGTAAAAAAGTAGATAATTTATATTTCTGCGGACAATTAACTGTACCTGGACCTGGCGTACCACCGTCTTTAATTTCAGGTAAAATTGTCAGCGATTTAATCTTAAAATACACCTAGTATGAAAGCATTATTCGATACTTCTAGTTTAAAATGTAGTAAGATTGTAACTCAAGAATATAGCACGTCGTTTTCTTGGGGAATCAGACTTTTTGCACCTTCTATTCGTCCTGCGATTTATGCCATTTATGGTTTTGTACGCTATGCCGACGAGATTGTAGATTCTTTTAACAACTATAATCAGGAGGAATTATTTCATGAATTTGTTGCCGATTATCACAAAGCTATAGAGCGCAAAATAAGTTTAAATCCTATTTTACATGCCTTTCAAGAGGTGGTTTTAAAATATGATTTGCAAGATTTTGTTGAAGATTTTCTGAAACGGATGGAATACGATTTAAATGTAAGCGACTATACTACCGAAGAAGCTTATAAAAACTACATTTATGGTTCTGCCGATGTGGTAGGCCTTATGTGTTTACGAGTGTTTGTTAATAACGACGAAGCGCAATTCAATCATTTAAAAACCTCTGCAAAATATTTGGGTTCGGCCTTTCAAAAGGTTAACTTTTTAAGAGATATTAAAGATGATACCGAAATTTTAGGACGTTCGTATTTTCCAAATGTCAATACAAACGGATTGAGCAATGTAGCCAAAGAAGATATAATTAAAGATATACAATTCGATTTTACTGAAGCTTATAAGGGCATTGTGCAATTACCAATCGAGAGTAGGTTAGGGGTGTATTTGGCTTATAAGTATTATATGAAATTATTGCATAAATTAGAGCGAATGGATTCTAAACGCTTACTATATGAACGTATTCGAATTTCGAATCCTTTAAAACTCGTAATTTTAACCAAAGCCTATATCCGATTTAAACTCAATGTTATATAAAATAATCATATTAACTCTGATGGTTTTGGTACATCCTATTTCAAGTTGCGACGATATGGATGCGATCAGGTGGTCGTATCACGAGGTAAAAAGTGAAGCAGAATTAAATCAGCTTTTAAAGGAAATAGAGGGTTTAGATTGCGACAAAAAGATCCCGTATTTGGCCTCTTTAATTATGCGACAAGCCGAATTTACAAGTTGGCCGCATAAAAAATTAGGCTATTTTAACGATGGAAAAAAAATGTTAGAAAACTATTTGTCTGCTTATCCTAACAGCATTGAAGCGCATTATATAAGATTGCTCACGCAAAAGAATGTGCCTAGTCTTTTAAATTATAAGCAAAATATTTTAGAGGATAAACAGTTTGTAGAGCAACACTTAAAATCTGCAGATTTATCTGAAGATTATAAACGTATAATGGCACAAAATATTCATTAAAAACACAATAAATGATGCAAATTGTAATGTACATAGCAGTTACTATAGCGACATTTTTAGTCATGGAATGTATTACCTGGTTAACCCATAAATATGTTATGCACGGTTTTTTATGGTATTTACATGCCGATCATCACGAACCGAAATACCCACACGTATTCGAGAAAAATGATGCCTTCTTTGTTATTTTTGCAATTCCTAGTATTGCTCTATTTTATTTTGGAGTTCATCCCGAATTAAATGTTCTATTCTTTATTGGTTTAGGAATTTTATGTTATGGGATTGCTTATTTTTTGGTTCACGATGTGCTTATTCATCAGCGTTTTAAATGGTTTAAAAATGTGAAAAACAAGTATTTAATTGGCTTGCGGAAGGCTCATAAAGTACACCATAAACATTTAGATAAAGAAGATGGGGAATGTTTTGGGATGTTATTTGTACCCAAGAAATATCATAAAACCTATAAAAAGTAATGCAGTCTTATACCTATTTGCTCATCGATTTGGCTTGCATTTGTATTCCCTTCTTAGCTAGTTTTTACCCTAAGCATGCCTTTTTTAAGCAATGGAAATCGTTTTTTAAAGCAAATGTTTTAGTATCGATAGCCTTTCTGATTTGGGACTATTACTTCACCGAAATGGGCATTTGGGGGTTTAACCCGGATTACCTTTTAGGGCTCTATATAGGAAATTTACCTGTAGAAGAACTTCTGTTCTTTATCTGTATTCCGTTTGCTTGTGTATTCACTTTTTTTGCTCTAAAATTCTTAATTAAAACATCACCTTTTTTTAAGTCGCAACGGTATATCACACTCGTATTTATTAGTGTGTTTAGTCTTTTAGCTATATTACATTACCATAAATGGTACACGTTTACAGCTTGCGGTTTTACAGCGTTGTATTTAATGTTTTTAAAATGGAAACAAGTCGATTTAAGTTTTCATTACCTTACTTATTTCTTGATTCTTCCTTTTTTCTTTTGAGTAATGGTTTGTTAACAGGATCCTTTTTAGAGGCTCCCATTGTGTGGTATAACGATGCCGAAAATTTAGGGTTTAGACTGTTTACCATTCCCATAGAAGATAGCATTTACGGCCTGTTACTCATTTTTTTAAATATTGAAGGCTTTAGATATTTTCAAACAAAGTTGAATTAAATCGAGCTCCCAAACCTACTTCAGTAGTCTTAAAGAGGCTGATTAATTGATAGGTTTTTATCTAGATTTGAAGGCTTACATGGAAAAAAAATTAAGGTTTAATTCCCGCTTTATAAACTTCTAAAGCACGTAATCGTGCTGACTTATGGTCTACTAAGGGATCGGGATAATCTTTAGTGCCATACTCAGGAATCCATTGTTTGATGTAGTCCAGATTTTTATCAAATTTCTCTAATTGTGTAATTGGATTAAATATCCGGAAATAAGGTGCTGCATCGCAACCCGTTCCTGCTGCCCATTGCCAGTTCCCGTTGTTGGAAGCCAATTCGTAATCTAACAATTTTTTAGCGAAATAAGCTTCACCCCATTGCCAGTGTATAAGTAGGTGTTTACATAAAAAACTAGCGGTTACCATACGCACACGGTTGTGCATGTATCCGGTTGTGTTTAATTGGCGCATACCGG encodes:
- a CDS encoding phytoene desaturase family protein — its product is MIKKKIVIIGSGFSSLAASCYLAKAGFDVTVLEKNATIGGRARQLKKEGFVFDIGPTFYWMPDVFESFFNDFNTKPSDFYRLEKLNPAYKIYFDTHDAISIENEFDKIKATFESIEPGSSKALQGFIDNAESHYNIAIKDLVYNPGENLMEIVNLKTITKINGFLTTIKKQVSRYVTHKNLQKVLEFPVLFLGAKPSNTPSFYNFMNYADFKLGTWHPLGGMYQVVKAIEDLALSLGVKIETNRAVTKINLDGKRVKSISTENQEYSCDILLSGADYHHTETLLPEKFRQYSEAYWNKKTFAPSALLFFVGFDKKIEKVSHHTLFFDTDFETHAETIYDTKTWPDKPLFYASFPSKTDAVAAPEGKEAGIFLVPIAPDLEDTPQVREHYFKTLIDRLENIVGVEVKSHILFKESYCVNDFKEDYSSYKGNAYGLANTLTQTHVLRPKLKSKKVDNLYFCGQLTVPGPGVPPSLISGKIVSDLILKYT
- a CDS encoding phytoene/squalene synthase family protein — encoded protein: MKALFDTSSLKCSKIVTQEYSTSFSWGIRLFAPSIRPAIYAIYGFVRYADEIVDSFNNYNQEELFHEFVADYHKAIERKISLNPILHAFQEVVLKYDLQDFVEDFLKRMEYDLNVSDYTTEEAYKNYIYGSADVVGLMCLRVFVNNDEAQFNHLKTSAKYLGSAFQKVNFLRDIKDDTEILGRSYFPNVNTNGLSNVAKEDIIKDIQFDFTEAYKGIVQLPIESRLGVYLAYKYYMKLLHKLERMDSKRLLYERIRISNPLKLVILTKAYIRFKLNVI
- a CDS encoding sterol desaturase family protein; amino-acid sequence: MQIVMYIAVTIATFLVMECITWLTHKYVMHGFLWYLHADHHEPKYPHVFEKNDAFFVIFAIPSIALFYFGVHPELNVLFFIGLGILCYGIAYFLVHDVLIHQRFKWFKNVKNKYLIGLRKAHKVHHKHLDKEDGECFGMLFVPKKYHKTYKK
- a CDS encoding lycopene cyclase domain-containing protein yields the protein MQSYTYLLIDLACICIPFLASFYPKHAFFKQWKSFFKANVLVSIAFLIWDYYFTEMGIWGFNPDYLLGLYIGNLPVEELLFFICIPFACVFTFFALKFLIKTSPFFKSQRYITLVFISVFSLLAILHYHKWYTFTACGFTALYLMFLKWKQVDLSFHYLTYFLILPFFF
- a CDS encoding lycopene cyclase domain-containing protein is translated as METSRFKFSLPYLFLDSSFFLLSNGLLTGSFLEAPIVWYNDAENLGFRLFTIPIEDSIYGLLLIFLNIEGFRYFQTKLN